The Setaria italica strain Yugu1 chromosome VIII, Setaria_italica_v2.0, whole genome shotgun sequence genome includes the window GCCTCGATCTTCACATGGCCGCCGTGTCAGGAGGGGCTGCGGATGGATTGGTTGACCTTGAGTCCTTCACCCACCCAGCCGAGCCCCGCCACGTCAGCCATGCGGCATGTCCACCATGTTTGACTGTTCAACGCTAGGCGTTTTGACTTTTCCACGTAAACAGGGAAGAGACAACCTCGCCGGACGTGACGAATGCCGCACACAGCGGCACAGGTGCCGCCTCACTAGCGGCCGACGTTGCTGCGGCTTCCTCCTGATGATAATCGCCATCGGCCGCATCTTTCCGACTGCAAAGCGGATCTGCAGTTTCTATGCGATCTACCTGAGAAGGCGTAGTGACGGGTGTGTTGCTTTCCACTCGATCAGCCAGCTAGCTTCATCAGGGATTTTGCAACTTGAGCATCCATGGACATGGATGACGGGATACTGTTTGGTCAAAGTTCCGTGATAGGCAAGGTACAGGTAGTTTGGAAGATGCAGGAGTCAGCGTTGGTGCAGGGACAGTAATGGAGCAGCACACGTACAGCGGTACAGCCCAGACTGGCCCATAAACAAATAAGCAGGTATGTTCAGCGTTCACTACAGTttacagaagaaaaaaaacagcgcTGCGGTTGGGAGCCGAGCATCTCGCTGGCGCCGACAACGCCTCCGGTGTGGCGGCTCGCTCACCCCCGTCCACGGTTGCCGGGTGCCGGCCCTCGCTCTCCGCCATACGCCATCGCCGGGTGCCGCACCTCACTTGTTCCCGTCGTCTAGACCTGCCGTCCGCTAATGCGAAGTGGTTTCGGGTTTCGAcgggccgccggtgccgccggcaccgccgagGGTCCCAGACACAGCCACGACCACGCTCAGGTGTTGCACCACCATGGAGAGGGCAACCGGCCATGCCCAGGTGCTGGCACTACCGCCTGCACATGACCTTCTACAAGAGGGCAACAACAGGAAACTTCagtgaagaaaaaagaaagtcaATTCCAGTATTGTCAATCTAGAACACACTAACCTTTGCTCCATGAGTGCTTGCTTGCAAAATGACTATGCTTCTAGAACTGAACACTTGGTTGCTTATTTGCAAACCCATAAAGTACTAGGAAGGCCAAAAAGGTGCTTTCTTGCAAAAAGGCAAAAGCGCGAAGTCCCAGGATGCTCAAGTTGCAAAATGGCAAAACATATATAGCTGAACCACCAACTACAGTGATTGCAAAATTTCTGCTTGCACACTTCACCAGAACTGAGTAAAAACATCATTTGTGAGTGGTCCCTGTAAATTAAATaaattatatttcttcctttgTTGTCTTGTATAGTTCCACTCCGTGCTTCTCGTGTCCATCGCTTCAACACATGTTGTGACTGTAGTAACTTAATATTCATCAAATCAATAACATGGCCACACAATATCCCAATTCTGTCAAACTGCCGGCAGCTGCACTCAACTGTTTGCTTCTAAGGATCACCGGCAACTTTATACTCCTCCTGAAAGGTAAAATCTCCTACTAGATATTCATTAGTACCATCCTATGGCTTGGTGCAAGCTGCTAAGGATCCTTGAAAAGCTTCAAATATAGGTGGTGTATATAGTTTGCCAGCCTGCACCAACATAGGTGGTGGTACCCTCATAAAGATTTTAGGCAACTTTTTCCTTGAAATCAAATTCTGAATCTAACTcattcttcctttttccttgtaCCACCCTTTCAAAATGCTTAAAAAACCTGATCATATCAAAATCAGATTTGAAATGTATTTTCAAGTCATTGTTTAAACTCTCACTCAATTGTGTGCTTCTCATTCCTAATGTAAAACATCCTTCATATAACATGCAGCCCATTTTTCTTTCAACTTGTATATATTATCCAACCAAGTTTTCTTTCTCACCTTTTGCCTTATGAGGGGAAAATTTTGTTCAAATTCTGCAATGTCTTCATACTCAAACATGCATGCACTAAAATCTGATAGAATACTTGTATCGTCAGTCTCCTCTTCAtgcgtttcctttttctttgctttcttctttttattcttctcttttttctcttcttcacTTGCCTCTTCATGTAGACGTTTGACAGCATTTTGCATGATGAAAGGTGCACAATCCATGCCATGCTTCTCCAAACACTACTGCAACTGCCTTTCCCATTGCAACATCTTGATCTGTATAAAATGTTTTAGGCTCCTGTCCATTTTGAGCTTCTAAAAAGGTCTCAAACAACCACTTGAAGGAATCAAAAGTTTCATCATACAAGAGAGCAGCACCAAAAACTACAGTTTCTCTAAAATGATTGAATCCAACAAAGACATCAAAAGGCCTGCTTTCCTTGTTTGTTTCAAAAGTAGTGTCAAAACTAACAACATCACCAAATTTTGCATAATCCACGACCATTTTAGCATCAGCCTAAAATATGGTTGCTATTTTTCCATCACAATCCCTTTGGAATGCATATTGGAATGATTGGTTTTCAGCAACTTTATCTTAAAAATACTAAGCATGCTACCAGCTTGGCCATATCCCATCTCTCGCTGCCACTTGCTCCGCAAATAGTTCTTGACGAAGGGTGTAGCTAAGATTGTGGCCCACCAACTTGACGACTAGGCAACTTATGTGCAGCTTTTGGCCCAATTCCTGCATTATCTACCGTTTCAATTTCAAAAGCATGTAATTCTGAAATCTTCCTTTGGGACACCATTAAGTGCAATGTTTCTGGCAGGTATAGTGCGTGATTGTGTTCCAAAACCAGCTCAGACACTTTCACAATTTCTTTCTTTCGATCCATTTTAAGATTCATGTAAACTTGGCATTCGGTTCTCGTTTCAGCTCTAGGGCACTTTGTTAAATGATCCCTTTTGTCTAGTGATCGACGACCCTCTTTTGCACAAACAAATCTACATGATGTAATCTTATCATCAGATGGCCTTTTGTTTGTATACTTTTTTCTGACCTCGAATCCTTTCTGTCCACTGTAGCCAAAATGCTCAAGCCTCATCTGAAGTTCTAAATTCCATGCCAACTTGAGGTACCAAACCAAGCAGTATACTTCTgcaattaaaaaaataacatgaCCAGGGGACTTATGCAAGTGCAGAGGAAAATATTAGACTAAAATCCATATGATGTCGCATAAGATTAACAAGGTGGGTTGTATTACTTACGTATTTGAATCATGCTGTGCTTTGTTAGCCTCTTCTTCCATATCAGTACTTAAGAATGAAATTTCAACGGGTTGCTTCTTCCATGAGAAAAGAAATGCTGAGCAAGTTCAAAGCAATCTGATGATGATACTTTGATCAATTGCAGGGCCGTTCATGAGGAAAGATAGCAGATTCAGAGAAGTTCCTGGCTCGTTGATAGTCAGCTTCGCTACTCCCGCCTTTTTCCGTCGATCTCGCGCCGTTTTCCGTCGTTGGCGATGTTTTTCTCGGTCTCCCGCGTTTTCTACCCATCTGCTGCATCTGCAAACGGGCCAGGCTGGACTCCACGCTTTGGGCCCAAATGAGAGGAAACCTCGTTCCTGTACGCTGCCGTCAGATGCGGATCCAACGGCGCCGCGGCTCCGACCTCTCTCTGAGGTAGCTTCAACAACTTCAGAGGATCCCAGGTTCCCAGCTCTGATGCGAGGCACTCGACCCGCCGCGCGTGACACCGTGGGCGCCAGGAGTCCCGCCTTGGCCAATGCAGTCCTCGCCACGGCGGCACGCCGGCTCGTCGGCCATCGGGACGACGTGGCCACGCGCGAAAGAGAGCATGGAGGAGGGCGTCAGCCTCTTCGTCGCCCGTGGCCGTGGCCATGGTCATGAACTACGGCGATACCTTGTTTAGTCAAAGTCTATGATCCGCCTTGTGCTCCATCGTTTCAAGCGGGTTCAGAGGTAGTATTCCTTTAGTAATGCAAATGACACGCTTTCAAGACAAAAAAAACAGACATGTATCCATTCTTCTTTGGAGGGGATTTGCATCGATTTGCGTAGGATTTTTATTTGGTCTGAACATGCATATACACGACACCCCGTTCTTTAAATCACCACAAGCCAGTAGCAACGAGAAACGCCCAGCTGCTCCATAAATCATAAGCAGGGCCCAAAGTACAGTAACCAAAACTGCAGATTCCAAAAGAAATTCTAGTGAACCAGAAACAGCAGCATTTACATTTCACCGGATGCGGGACACCTCAAAATCAACATGCTAAAAATTTCAGAGGTTGCAACCATTTCATGCAGCATTTACACTTGACCGGAGCGGAAAAGGACAGCACACGGTAGAGAATGAACACCAATGCGCACGGCACAAGGGAACATCTTTCTTAGCTAGACTTTGCTCATTACCATTTTGAGTCTTGCAAACGCGACAAATTGAAATGGGCTCCAGTTCAGCTTCAGTTCGGTACAGCCTACACTCCTAAATGGATAACGACCATCTAATTCGGCCCTAGACATCACAAAAGGTTACAGCTACAGCTACGCTTCAGCAGATGGAGCACCATTGTCGCAGGTTAGTTCTGATCCTACAGCGCTGGAGGCCTAGAGCCTTTCAGGGGCGGGCTTCACTATGCCCTTCACAGCAAACACCAGTGCGCCTTCGTTTTCCAGCTCCTTGATAAACTGCTCTGATCTTGGCGTCTGCGCAACGACAAGGCCAAGCAGCTTGGTTGGGGGAGCTTCTGAATTTGCTTGGGGCTTTTTATGATCACCGAGATCAGTCTCGGTGCCAACGTCATGGACAGCATCTGGTGTCGGCTGGCTCCCTGATGGCATGGTACCCTTTGAAACATGCATTTCTTGGTTCTGGGCATCGCTTTGCATCTTGTCTTGATGATCCTTTTTCTCGGACGTGTGTGATTTAGAGACCGTTGAGACTTTTTGTTTCACTTGGGTAGCTGCTTTGCTCCTACCTAACCTGCGCCTGAACACTCCCCACAGATAGTGTTTCCTCCCTTGGAACACTACAAAACAGCAGGATTTAATATGTCAACTACAATAGCCATAGATGACTAAACTCTAAATCGTAAGAACTTGactgcaagaaaaaaaaataactttCCAAGTGTGGTAGTGGACAGTAGAAGCAATAGTATTGCAAAGTTCTGaccaaatgcaaatgcaaaacaggtgcaGTGCCATATCGTATCCATGGCACTAGTAAATTACATTGTCAAAATGAAATACAATACTTACTTTGACATTGCTCTGGTAGAAGAACAGAAGGGAAGATTAGCAGCTTGGAAAGTCCAACAACATATTTGAGAACTATGCTATGATCAGTGACATACTGCACTAGTCGATCCAGCTCTTTATTTGGCCTACAAATGCAACAAGAACATTTAAACTAGCATGTAGCTGAAAATACAATACAAACAAGTATTCATAGGGGTAGGTCACACACCTCATATTATCCGAAAAGAAATACAAGCTGATGTTTTCAGCAGTAAGTTCCAATGCCTCCCATCTACTTTGCCAGGCTTTCAACTCCGAATGCTTGGTTACTTTCATAACTGGTGGTAATGAAAGTGATAATTCCTGCACCTTCTTGGATGCTTGATTTGACAGGTGTGCAGCCAATGGAATATACTCCTGGCCAATCTTCATGATCCCACTATCAGCATAAAACGTGAAAATATTAGCCACCGCAGAGAAAAATATCGAAATGCTTTCGAATGAATAGGATGGGCGTCTAACATACGTCCATTTAGGTCTATCAATGGGTTGTGGACAAATAAAGCTTTGTTGATCAGTAGGTGCCGAAACAACTGGCATCCTGGATAGGCTGCAGTGGCCGAGGGTCCCTGCAGCTTCTGATGCCAACTGCTCAGCATCATTCGGTGCGCACCGAACACTAGGATTCCCTACAGGTGCTTTTTTGTCTTTAGTGGCCCTTCTCTGCTTCTTTGTCTGCGTATGATTATTGACGTGTTGTTCATTTGAATTTCCTGAACGCAACACTTCCTCATGGTTTTTTGCAGATCTTCTCTGGTTCATCACAGCACTTTCTACATGTCTCTTATGCATCCTTACTTGCCCCTCATTCTCACTGCATGGAGGGTTCAAATTTTCCACATGCATGGCCTCGGCATCTTCACTATGTGGTACAATAAGTCGTTTTCTTTTCATGGGCACGGCATTCTCAAAAGTTTGAGCAGAACTAGAACATCTTGGCACTGCATCATTTAATTCCTTAGCCTCTGAAGACAACTCCAAGGAAGCACTTAGGCAAGTATGATCAAGCTGCTTTGATGGCCTACAATTTTTCAGCTGCGCATGATCAGCGTTCCTATCTTTCACAATGAGCTTGATTTTCTGATGTTTAGTATGATGTTGAGTGTCTCTGTTTGGTTGCTTTTTAAAGCTACTTTGTGTTGCCTTGCATGGGCTAAAATTATTGGAAGGCAATGACTCACTGTTAACATCTTCCATTTGTGATAATTGGCTACAAACCACATTTTTTACAGCAGAAACTGAAGCCTTTGGTACATCATTTTGAGTATCCCTTCCCTTCAGCCCTGACTTGGGATCAGAACTTTCATTATGGTCATTGTGACTGCAATAGACCTCCAATTGCCCTCTCTCGTTTTCTATGGTGCACAGAAAATGTTTACCTGATCTATTTGCTTCATCTGAGTTATCTACATCAGAAACTAAGCAATCTTTTGCTGTAGAGGTACTTGATCCCTGGTCATTATCTAGTGCAGGGGTGACAGTTTCCATGCCTGACAAGCATTCAGTTCTTTCAGTGCTGTTTTTCTCAACAGCAGGTTCTCCTCCCCCATTTGAGGAACTTGATGGCTCTGCCAAGGGACTTGATCCCTGGACGTTATCCAGTGCAGGGGTGATAGATTCCGTGCCTAACAAGCATTCTGTTTTTTCAGCATGGTACTTCTCGACAGCTGAGTCTCCTCCATTTGAGGAACTTGATGGCTCTACAGTCTTCGACATTGACTTTAAGTCCAAGTACTCTTTAGAAGGATCCAAGACATCCGTATTCTCAACACCCAGATCTGATACTTGCATTGGCTGTGAGTAATTTGATGGAGGCTTGGATCCTAGGATACTCTTCGGTGCATCATCCTGTGGTTTAACCACCTCCAAAGGGTCAGGTTGTTCCCAACTTTTTGATGTTTCAGAATCATCACCATGCTCCTCGCTTGGCAATGTAGGAGCAGTTCCATCAGTAAAAGACGAACGGGATTGCTCAACATTATTAACTGAAGCAAATAAGCCTGCCTCTGTTCCTTGTTCTTCAATTTTTAATGCAGGGTCCAAGGGTGCACAGCTTGTACCATCTGGATTAACCACCTCCAAAGGATGAGACTGTTTTGCAATTTCCAATGAATGACTAGAACCATCTTCCTGCTCCACAATTGGTACTGTAGGACAAGAATCATCCCTAACAAATGGATGGGATCTCTCAACATCACAGTTTAAAGGAATGGACCCTTCAACATAATTCAGTGACAAAGAACagctatccttttcttttgagaggTCCATACACTCCATAGTGTTCATAGTAGGTTCAACATCAACCATCGTCTTTCGTATTTCTGCAGCAAGGTCAGGAGCCGAGTGACTTGAACCATCAGCACTTTCTAGCTGATAAATTAAGTGATCCTTTTTACTTTCCCCTTCCTTTTCAACATCATTGTGCTTTGCCTTTTCCTCGACGAACATTTCGGAAGAGTTGAATGTACCTCCACTTGGAAAATGTTTAGTGCAAGCATCGGTACTATCTCTTCTTGCCTTGCGCGATCTATGCCTACGACGCCCCCAAATACTACATATTTTTGCCTTGTGTGATCTATGTCTACGATGCCCCCATGACCATGGTTCCTTCGTCACCTCCACTCCATCGACATTTGGTTCATTAATTATAAAAGAACCCCATTGAATAGGGTGGTGGTCATCGCACATCCACTTCAATGATTCCGCAACTTCATTGGGTTTAGGGAGGCAATCTTCACACAACCATTCAATTGATGAGCCATCATAAATAACCGGATTCAAACAATATCTACAAAAAACCACAAACCACACTAGTTAAGGATAGATTGTTGAATGCCTCAGGAGCCATAGAGGTATACACTCAGGGATACATGAGATTATAATTTTTCTCATTTGAATCATGTCGTTACATGTTTACAAGTCTTCGAGATATGCCATTAGTTACCCCTTCTATGCATTCATCAAAATTTCTAGACTAATTGCCCATATCGTCATCCTTCCCCCCCTTCTCTCTTGTTCACCTCTCTCCATCTCCTCTTTCAACTCCTTGTGATCGCGCTATGGTGTCGCGCCCACCTATCCCCTTACATTGTCGTTCTCACCAAATGTTGTGGACTCTTCTGTTGGGAGAGTGTacaactggaggaagaaggcgccAGCAGCCTCTAGTGGCTGAGTAGGTGCCAGATTGTTTTAGTTTGTTAGCTGGGTCAGTAATTTGTTAGGCTTAAGATAAGAATGAGGAGTTTCCCACGCTATGACGGTAGCACGGACCCGATCCTTTAGCTCCACAAGGCGGAGCAATTCTTCCACGCTGACCGCACCTCCGAGGACGAGTGCGTCTGGCTCGCCTCTTTCTACATGGAAGGTGATGCCTAGGACTGGTATTACCGCCTAGAGCAGAACCACGACGCCCCCACATGGCTGGAGTTCATCGACAAGGTGCAACGGGCATTCGATCCCCCGACGCGCAGCAATCCGCTCGGCGCCCTCATGAAGCTTCACCGCACCGGGACAGTGGACGAGTACAAGGCGCAGTTCCTGCCCCTGCTCGCCCGTCGCCACACTCTCCAGGAACAGGATCAAATCGATCTCTTCATTGGCGACCTTTACAACCCGCTGCAGACCGACGTCGAGCTCCAGCATCCGACCACCCTCGACGATGCCATGGGTCTCGCTCGGGCCTTTGAGTGCCGCCTACAGCTAGACGACGATGATGGCACTGCGGCCTGTTTCCCTGCCCGCGCCAATCCCTTGGTCCGGTCGCGCTCGTCTCACGCCCCAACTGGTCCCCAGACTCTGCGCCAGGTGCCAAGACGGTGCCGTCAACGCCGGCCGCTCCAACCAAGACCGCCCCTCCAGCCAGCACGCGCTTCAAGCGCTTGACGCCACAGGAGATGGCCCAGCGCCGAGCGAAAGGCCTCTGCTTCAACTACCCCGAGAAGTTCTCCAGGCATCACAATTGCACGACAAAGGGCTTGTACCTAATGGAGCTTGATGACGACGCTCTGCTCCCGGGCACCGCGAAACCGACGACGGATCCGTCCGACGATGTCGAGATCTCCCTCCACACCCTCACTGGAATCAAGACGGCGAACACCATGCACTTGGCCACCTCCATCGCCAGTGCCTCCCTTCAGGCCCTTGTGGATTCAGGGTCCACGCATTCCTTCATCGCCACGACCATAACCTGCCGCCTCGGCCTCCAGCCTGCTCCACGCCCCGGCCTGATCGTGGGGGTTGCCAATGGGGATCGCGTCCAGTGTGCCGGAGTCTGTGCCGCCGTGCCTGTCACCATCGGCAACGAGGGATTCTTCATCAACCTCTTCATCCTTAAGCGGGAGGCCTTCTGCTGgaccgacgccgccaccgccaccttcaACGCGCTCAAGTCAGCCCTAACTTCTAGTCCGGTTCTATAACTGCCTGACTTCACGATGTCGTTCTTCATCGGCTGCGACGCTTCCAGCTCCGGCTTCGACACCATCCTCCACCAAGGCgcggtgccaatcaccttcttcTGTCACGCAGTGGCTCCACAGCATGCCAAACTAGCGGCCTACGAACGCGAGCTCATTGGCTTGGTCAAGGCCGTGCGCCATTGGCGGCCGTATGTCTGGGCACAGCCATTCACCGTCCGCACCGACCACTTCGCCCTGAAGTTCCTCCTAGACCAGCGCCTCTCCACCATCCCCAGCACACTTGGGTCAGCAAGCTATTCGGTTATGACTTCACGGTGGAATACAAGCCAGGACACCAGAACGGGCCCCTGATGCCTTGCCATGCCGCGAGGAGGACGCTGCAGCTATGGCAGCTTGCACCCTCTCCCGTCCGGACTTCAAGCTGTTCAACGAGTTCCAACAGGAGGCTGAGATGCTGCCAGAGATCGTCACCAAGCGCCAGAAGATTGACCAGGGCCTTGTGGGGGCCAACTGGTCCGTCGTCGACGAGTTCGTCATGCACCGTGGCCGCATCTTCGTTCCCGACTCCTCGGCGTTCTGGACGCAGCTCTTGCACACGGCGCACGGCGCTAGTCATGAAGGCGTCCAGAAGACACTCCACCATCTGCACGCCTCCTTCTATAGCCCCCAAGCCAGCAGACGCGTCTGCGACTTTGTGTGGGGCTGCGTTGTCTGCCAGCGGAACAAGACGGAGCATTTACACCCGGCTGGACTGCTACAGCCGCTAGATGTTCCCCACACTGTCTGGGCTGACATCACCATGGATTTCGTTGAAGGTTTTCCCAAGGTGGGCAGCAAATCAGTAGTCCTCATGGTGGTGGACAGATTCTCCGAGTACTCGCATTTCATCGCCCTCGGCCATCCTTACAGCGCAACATCGGTTGCCCAGGCGTTCTTCGACCAGATTGTGCAGCTCCATGGGTTGTCGTGCTCCATTGTCAGCGACAAGGACCCGATCTTCACCAGCGCATTCTGGATTCAGCTGTTTCGTCTGTCAGGTGTCACGCTGCGTCTCAGCTCCGCTTTTCACCCACAAACTGACGATCAGTCAAAGGTCACTAATCAGGTGTTGCGCGTCTACCTTCGTTGCCTTGCCGGCGACCGTCCGCGGAGTTGGCTGCGGTGGCTGCCATGACTCGTCCTACCAGACAGCCCTCCAAACCATGCCATTTGAGGTCGTATATGGCCGGCCGCCTCCTACTTAGGCCGCTTATCAGCATGGTCTGTTACGAGTGGCCTCCTTGAACAAACAACTCGTCGAGAGGGATGTGTTCTTGGCTGTTGTTCAGGATCGGCTCCTCCAGGCGCAAGGCATTATGAAGCAACAGCATGATACGGCACATTGGGATGTCACTTTTGCTGTGGGTGACTGGGTATGGCTTCATCTTCACCAGCGCGCGGCGTCGTCCATCAAGAATGCCCAGAATGCCAATCTGGCTCCTCGCTACTACGGGCCCTTTTAGGTGATTGAGTGCATTGGCTCTGTCGCCTATCGTCTCCAGCTTCCTACTAGGGCGCGCATCCACAATGTGTTCCATGTGGTGTTCTTGAAGCAGTTTCATGGCAAGGCCCCGACTACCATTGCTCCCCTGCCTACCATTGTGCACGGTCATGCTGTTCCTGAACCCGATAAAGTTCACCGTGCACGCCTCAATCGTGGTTTTTGGGAAGTCCTGGTGCATTGGCTAGGTCAAAGTACTACTGATTCAACCTGGG containing:
- the LOC101775226 gene encoding uncharacterized protein LOC101775226 isoform X2, which encodes MDAVCEVCGDVGYRHLLVQCNSCKNATRHLYCLNPVIYDGSSIEWLCEDCLPKPNEVAESLKWMCDDHHPIQWGSFIINEPNVDGVEVTKEPWSWGHRRHRSHKAKICSIWGRRRHRSRKARRDSTDACTKHFPSGGTFNSSEMFVEEKAKHNDVEKEGESKKDHLIYQLESADGSSHSAPDLAAEIRKTMVDVEPTMNTMECMDLSKEKDSCSLSLNYVEGSIPLNCDVERSHPFVRDDSCPTVPIVEQEDGSSHSLEIAKQSHPLEVVNPDGTSCAPLDPALKIEEQGTEAGLFASVNNVEQSRSSFTDGTAPTLPSEEHGDDSETSKSWEQPDPLEVVKPQDDAPKSILGSKPPSNYSQPMQVSDLGVENTDVLDPSKEYLDLKSMSKTVEPSSSSNGGDSAVEKYHAEKTECLLGTESITPALDNVQGSSPLAEPSSSSNGGGEPAVEKNSTERTECLSGMETVTPALDNDQGSSTSTAKDCLVSDVDNSDEANRSGKHFLCTIENERGQLEVYCSHNDHNESSDPKSGLKGRDTQNDVPKASVSAVKNVVCSQLSQMEDVNSESLPSNNFSPCKATQSSFKKQPNRDTQHHTKHQKIKLIVKDRNADHAQLKNCRPSKQLDHTCLSASLELSSEAKELNDAVPRCSSSAQTFENAVPMKRKRLIVPHSEDAEAMHVENLNPPCSENEGQVRMHKRHVESAVMNQRRSAKNHEEVLRSGNSNEQHVNNHTQTKKQRRATKDKKAPVGNPSVRCAPNDAEQLASEAAGTLGHCSLSRMPVVSAPTDQQSFICPQPIDRPKWTGIMKIGQEYIPLAAHLSNQASKKVQELSLSLPPVMKVTKHSELKAWQSRWEALELTAENISLYFFSDNMSVPREETLSVGSVQAQVR
- the LOC101775226 gene encoding uncharacterized protein LOC101775226 isoform X1, which encodes MDAVCEVCGDVGYRHLLVQCNSCKNATRHLYCLNPVIYDGSSIEWLCEDCLPKPNEVAESLKWMCDDHHPIQWGSFIINEPNVDGVEVTKEPWSWGHRRHRSHKAKICSIWGRRRHRSRKARRDSTDACTKHFPSGGTFNSSEMFVEEKAKHNDVEKEGESKKDHLIYQLESADGSSHSAPDLAAEIRKTMVDVEPTMNTMECMDLSKEKDSCSLSLNYVEGSIPLNCDVERSHPFVRDDSCPTVPIVEQEDGSSHSLEIAKQSHPLEVVNPDGTSCAPLDPALKIEEQGTEAGLFASVNNVEQSRSSFTDGTAPTLPSEEHGDDSETSKSWEQPDPLEVVKPQDDAPKSILGSKPPSNYSQPMQVSDLGVENTDVLDPSKEYLDLKSMSKTVEPSSSSNGGDSAVEKYHAEKTECLLGTESITPALDNVQGSSPLAEPSSSSNGGGEPAVEKNSTERTECLSGMETVTPALDNDQGSSTSTAKDCLVSDVDNSDEANRSGKHFLCTIENERGQLEVYCSHNDHNESSDPKSGLKGRDTQNDVPKASVSAVKNVVCSQLSQMEDVNSESLPSNNFSPCKATQSSFKKQPNRDTQHHTKHQKIKLIVKDRNADHAQLKNCRPSKQLDHTCLSASLELSSEAKELNDAVPRCSSSAQTFENAVPMKRKRLIVPHSEDAEAMHVENLNPPCSENEGQVRMHKRHVESAVMNQRRSAKNHEEVLRSGNSNEQHVNNHTQTKKQRRATKDKKAPVGNPSVRCAPNDAEQLASEAAGTLGHCSLSRMPVVSAPTDQQSFICPQPIDRPKWTGIMKIGQEYIPLAAHLSNQASKKVQELSLSLPPVMKVTKHSELKAWQSRWEALELTAENISLYFFSDNMRPNKELDRLVQYVTDHSIVLKYVVGLSKLLIFPSVLLPEQCQMFQGRKHYLWGVFRRRLGRSKAATQVKQKVSTVSKSHTSEKKDHQDKMQSDAQNQEMHVSKGTMPSGSQPTPDAVHDVGTETDLGDHKKPQANSEAPPTKLLGLVVAQTPRSEQFIKELENEGALVFAVKGIVKPAPERL